A window of the Labeo rohita strain BAU-BD-2019 chromosome 1, IGBB_LRoh.1.0, whole genome shotgun sequence genome harbors these coding sequences:
- the LOC127171417 gene encoding lecithin retinol acyltransferase, with protein MLDSLTFLFEKFFLFSNFNIFKSLSEKEPDSVVKCPVLRRGDLLEVHRTIFIHYGIYLGNNRVAHLMPDIMLVLTNNKQHSKPVVTNKRLLLGCMCRKASIRVDSVEDFRYGAQIMVNDMDMKMKCQALASEEVARRAEKLVGDIPYSLLWSNCEHFATYCRYGTPVSQQTAKFCDCLKTIIWDQRSVALTVGIGVIYILCFGLAPSTILPTILFPFILWMAG; from the exons ATGCTGGACTCACTGACATTTCTATTTGAGaaattctttcttttctcaaacttcaatatttttaaaagtctaaGTGAGAAGGAGCCAGACAGTGTAGTGAAATGTCCAGTGCTCAGGAGAGGAGATCTACTGGAGGTGCACCGCACTATCTTCATTCATTACGGCATCTATCTGGGCAACAACAGGGTGGCACACCTGATGCCTGACATCATGCTAGTATTAACCAACAACAAGCAGCACAGTAAACCAGTGGTCACTAACAAAAGACTCCTTTTAGGCTGCATGTGCAGAAAGGCGAGTATACGTGTCGATTCGGTTGAAGATTTCAGGTATGGAGCTCAGATTATGGTGAATGATATGGACATGAAAATGAAGTGTCAAGCACTGGCGAGCGAAGAAGTCGCAAGGAGAGCAGAGAAACTGGTCGGTGACATTCCGTACAGTTTATTATGGAGTAACTGCGAACATTTTGCGACGTATTGCAGATATGGGACACCTGTGAGCCAGCAGACAGCGAAG TTCTGTGACTGTCTGAAAACCATAATTTGGGACCAGAGAAGTGTGGCCTTAACTGTTGGGATAGGGGTGATCTACATCCTGTGCTTTGGCCTGGCACCTTCAACTATTTTACCCACAATCCTTTTCCCCTTCATTCTGTGGATGGCTGGCTGA
- the cxcl8a gene encoding interleukin-8 gives MHCKIILVSVIVFLGFLSIGEGMSLRGLGVDPRCRCIETESRRIGKLIESVELFPPSPHCKDTEIIATLKGSGKEICLDPTAPWVKKVIEKIIANKAP, from the exons atgcactgcaaaatCATTTTAGTCTCTGTTATTGTTTTCCTTGGATTCCTGAGCATTGGTGAAG GAATGAGTCTTAGAGGTCTGGGTGTAGATCCACGCTGTCGCTGCATTGAAACAGAGAGCCGTCGCATTGGAAAACTCATAGAGAGTGTGGAGCTCTTCCCTCCAAGCCCACACTGTAAAGACACAGAGATCAT TGCCACTCTGAAGGGATCTGGGAAAGAGATCTGTCTGGACCCTACTGCACCCTGGGTTAAGAAGGTCATTGAGAAAATCATTGCCAA caAAGCACCATGA